A segment of the Daphnia pulex isolate KAP4 chromosome 10, ASM2113471v1 genome:
GATTGGCAAAAGGCAATGTCGAGGTTCTCCAGCTTTTAATTAAACTGATAACCGTACGTCCTGATGAAGTCGCTTGATCGAGATGGCCTCCAGCATCCAGCATCGCCTTGAAAACCGTTTTTAAATTCGAGCGCGCACAAGTCCAAACCGAACCATCAAACAAACAGTGAAACGGAGTTTTCCCATTTCTGTCGGTAATTCGGGGATCCGCTCCAGCATCCAACATTAGCTGAATGAGTTGAACAGTGGTTGAGTAAGTAGTCATGTAAGTCGACGGTCGATCAAAATTAACCACCATGTGAAGAAGGCCGAGAAAGCCGTGATTTGAGTTATAAATGCGGAAAAACGGGACAAGGCTTTccttaacattttcaatttgctcTTTGGTTAAGCTGGATAGCCATTTTGATAAGAGAAcgtgaattttcttttgaatatctTGCTGCCAAGTTCTGTCAATTAGTCGGAAGTGTGGCGATGCTGACGACACGTTAGTTAAAGCTGCTAACGTATACTTTACGGTTAGAACGAGATTTTTCGATGCTATTTCTCGCGTTTCCGGGTGGTCTGTCCACAATTTATCGAACAAGATTAATAATCCATAAATTGTCCTAACGAAATGCCCAACGCATTTGTGAGGAGAAGTTGAAGTGAACCCGTAAGACTGATCCAGGATGAATAGATAAATGTTGAATGCACGGCTGTTTTGCTTGTTAAAGTTATTGGAAAATAACACCAAATTTTCCAGGTGAAAAGAATTCAGGCCAGTGTCGGTTTGTCGAGTAAACGTGCGATGGCAAACGAGAAGGGCCTGAGCTTCGAGAGACTGGCGTAATACTTGCCACTCTTCTAGTCCTCTAGGTAAGGACCACTGTTGCTCCAATTGCTCCAGTTCTTCTACTGTCGTTATTTCGGCTATGTTTCCAAAAGCATTGCGTAACACTTCAGACTGTTCGCAGGGAACTTTGGGTATAGCTTGGTCACCATCTGCCGTCGCATTTCTCAGGATCAAGGCCTCTTTCCAACAACGTGGTCCACGCCAAAATCGAATTTCATTGAGCACGTTTCTTCGTTGAAATAAGTaatgtgtgttgttttttaaccttctctctacttctgagaatgttttctttcaatgttgctTCAACGTATTGTGTGATACGTATGTCAACGTTTGttctcccccccttttcttgagTCGAGACTAGTGTCGTCTTGCTTGCTACTCACTCACTCTCTTTTGTCTCAACAAAGAATGCAGTTCATTCTTTCTTAGCACCAAAGTATTTCAACTAAACTAAAAGGTATTGCACCATAGTTTCTAAtctcaacaggttatgggcccagagaTTGACGTTTATTTACCACTGTCGTATTTATAATCTGTACAAGTTCCCCAGTTGAACGGAATACTCAATGACACCATTGAATGCCCAAGTTGGACGGAATACTCAATGCACCATTGAATGCCCAGTACACATTCTGGATGACAACAAATGCCCCTACATTTAATGTCGAGGGAAGATCAACAGAGCAAACACACCCACACTTGCTGTGCTATATGGTGACCGAAAAAGAGTCAAACGTCccaagttgaagaaaaagctaaacgaattaaaaacagaGTCAACGTGTACGCACTTTTACAATCTactgaacaaacaagaaagaaaaatgatagcCAAAATTTTACTTGCTGAATCCATGTTTGATCATCGCGAATCTCAAGAGTAGGCCTAATCAGGACGTGAAATGGCTCTGTTTATTGCAGCACAAACGTCGACGTCCTCACAACTCACATTCGCAAGACTTAGCCTATGTTCTTTCTCTGGTTTAAATAATCATGTTCTTGCCAATTGTCACGAGCGTAAACGCGAACAAGGTGAATCTCACGAATCTCAGCATGTAACAAACGCAAACCAAGTtcaaaaaccaagaaatctaaagtaaaaattggatttaGTCTAAATCAAACATTGAATTATCGTTTCTCACGCTCCGTTCAGTTTAAGgggttgtgttgttttttaaccttctctctacttctgagaatgttttctttcaatgttgctTCAACGTATTGTGTGATACGTATGTCAACGTTTGttctcccccccttttcttgagTCGAGACTAGTGTCGTCTTGCTTGCTACTCACTCACTCTCTTTTGTCTCAACAAAGAATGCAGTTCATTCTTTCTTAGCACCAAAGTATTTCAACTAAACTAAAAGGTATTGCACCATAGTTTCTAATCTCAACAATGTGTTTGTTTGAAGATGAAGGCAGTCCCTATACATTCAAGCGCAACAATCTTATCCGGCCGAGGGATCGAACTTGCCAATATTGAGTTCAAGACAAACTCTAACCATAGAGGCTCGTCACATCCAACGTCAATAAGATATTCTATCAATCTGGTAATTGGCACTTTATGGCAAATATCGCGAATGATGGCAATGTCAGGTGATAGTACGAACGGCTCTGTGACTTCTTGAAAAGTGTACGTTTCCCATGAAAAAGGACTAACGTTTTTGATAGAGGCTTTCCATGTTTTGTACAATCCAAACATTATGTGCCCTTTCAATTGGTGCACTAAGAACTCGAGCACGTCGTAAAATTCGCTTTCAATAGCCACTTTAAGACACGTATCACCTTGTTTGTTGCAGGGAGTGTCCATAAAATTTGCCATGATTGCCTTCCGTCCGTGAATCTGACGTAAGACTTTTAATTGAAGTACCGAACCTTCGCTGATGGCTTTGCAAAAGAGATCGGACGCATTAGGAGCAGCCATAAGGACAAACGAATAATGAACCACAGGAATTGAGAATGCAAACAGCACAGCAGAAAAAAGACGACTCAACAGGACTAAAGTAAATGGAATACTGGATCTATAGATAGGGGTATttcaaaacataaataaagTGGGTCAAGGCAAAAGGCTACGCAGAAAATAACCTTGGCAAGTTTTCGATACTAATCACACATTTTTCTAAGCCATCTTTAATTACATAATCACCTAGGTCTCTTGAGGGGATCGTAAAATATGACCGGATTATATCCTCTAGGGTCTCACCTGAGCATTACCGTATCAAAATGGGTTCAACGAGTTCATACCTCAGTTGGATATTACTGCAAAAAGGGcgtatttaattttcttggaaatcggataatgttttttaaaacttatttaaACTTTAACTGCTGTAAAATTTTCCAGCTTATTTTGTTATAGGTTGCTTACATCATCGAGTCATGGCTTCCTGTTTCATTTAGCCAGTCTCAGCTCGGAAGTGCGGCTCTGGGAAATGTTTGTCGCACGAATCTCACGTCCAAATCAACAGTTAGACAAACCCAAACACGTACATAACATGACCTGTGACGTTATCCGTCTTGGTAATTATAAACTTGAAATGTTTCCTCTTCAGAATCACTAA
Coding sequences within it:
- the LOC124206251 gene encoding uncharacterized protein LOC124206251; the encoded protein is MAAPNASDLFCKAISEGSVLQLKVLRQIHGRKAIMANFMDTPCNKQGDTCLKVAIESEFYDVLEFLVHQLKGHIMFGLYKTWKASIKNVSPFSWETYTFQEVTEPFVLSPDIAIIRDICHKVPITRLIEYLIDVGCDEPLWLEFVLNSILASSIPRPDKIVALECIGTAFIFKQTHYLFQRRNVLNEIRFWRGPRCWKEALILRNATADGDQAIPKVPCEQSEVLRNAFGNIAEITTVEELEQLEQQWSLPRGLEEWQVLRQSLEAQALLVCHRTFTRQTDTGLNSFHLENLVLFSNNFNKQNSRAFNIYLFILDQSYGFTSTSPHKCVGHFVRTIYGLLILFDKLWTDHPETREIASKNLVLTVKYTLAALTNVSSASPHFRLIDRTWQQDIQKKIHVLLSKWLSSLTKEQIENVKESLVPFFRIYNSNHGFLGLLHMVVNFDRPSTYMTTYSTTVQLIQLMLDAGADPRITDRNGKTPFHCLFDGSVWTCARSNLKTVFKAMLDAGGHLDQATSSGRTVISLIKSWRTSTLPFANLVRDPYFDSFIYSVLPLSCSCAQVIRQKRIPFENQLPPSLKSFVLLHSDVKIT